From one Luteipulveratus mongoliensis genomic stretch:
- a CDS encoding helix-turn-helix domain-containing protein, translating into MTPAASSWSSYLTPGAQHRRLGLTCLGVGEQSGPVEPVRARSLDSYALVLIEQGQGWLEYDGRRHAVRAPFAFWLAPGVPHSYGPDTHGWAERWVLFDGKDAQAYAALGVLDARRPATPVEPTQLIQELTLLRQLCARTDQPHRDAMAGAQTHRVVVAAAQARDRVIEAPYALGRLTANAARAWSVEDHARAAGLTLRELRTAVRRGAGCTPQQFVVQARMSAAKSLLAETDLTVAAIAARVGYEDPAYFSRLFSRQIGLPPSAFREQQQRGRPPRGDDETPPDP; encoded by the coding sequence ATGACTCCTGCCGCCTCCTCGTGGTCGAGCTATCTGACGCCCGGTGCGCAGCATCGCCGCCTCGGCCTCACCTGCCTGGGCGTCGGCGAGCAGTCCGGGCCCGTCGAGCCGGTCCGCGCCCGCTCCCTCGACTCGTACGCGCTGGTTCTCATCGAGCAAGGACAGGGCTGGCTGGAGTACGACGGCCGGCGCCACGCGGTGCGCGCGCCCTTCGCGTTCTGGCTCGCGCCGGGCGTGCCCCACTCGTACGGCCCCGACACGCACGGGTGGGCCGAGCGCTGGGTGCTGTTCGACGGGAAGGACGCGCAGGCGTACGCCGCCCTTGGGGTGCTCGACGCGAGGCGCCCGGCGACGCCGGTCGAACCCACCCAGCTCATCCAGGAGCTCACGCTGCTCCGTCAGCTGTGCGCCCGGACCGACCAGCCGCACCGCGACGCCATGGCCGGAGCGCAGACGCATCGCGTCGTCGTGGCGGCTGCCCAGGCTCGTGACCGGGTGATCGAGGCTCCGTACGCCCTCGGCCGGCTCACCGCGAACGCGGCACGGGCATGGTCGGTCGAGGACCATGCCCGCGCCGCGGGCCTGACACTGCGGGAGCTGCGCACCGCCGTACGCCGCGGGGCCGGGTGCACACCGCAGCAGTTCGTCGTGCAGGCGCGGATGTCCGCGGCCAAGTCGCTGCTGGCCGAGACCGACCTGACGGTGGCGGCGATCGCGGCGAGGGTGGGCTATGAGGATCCGGCGTACTTCTCGAGGCTGTTCAGCCGACAGATCGGTCTGCCACCGAGCGCGTTTCGCGAGCAGCAGCAACGCGGCCGGCCGCCGCGGGGGGACGACGAAACGCCGCCGGACCCGTGA
- a CDS encoding phytanoyl-CoA dioxygenase family protein, whose translation MLSSNGYVLDESDSRLGRLEPVPRRELGDRALLWERLRRDGYLYLRKALDPAYVMAFRRHYFETLAESGLVNAGTDPADGISGAGDLDRARFRELLFGRIVPGREYADFCTQPALRDWFAWLFEADPFLHRRKIIRHGRPGEAGIGTATQAHYDLVYLREGTDRLLSAWIPLGDCPLARGGLTYLEGSHHVVRRHEASERRQHPAASITADLPALAEQHDARWLVADYEAGDVVVHSPHIVHASLDNTDPDGVMRLSTDIRYQRRDDPIDWRWGQDWHIDDGL comes from the coding sequence ATGCTCAGCTCGAACGGCTACGTCCTCGATGAGTCCGACTCCCGGCTCGGCCGGCTGGAACCCGTCCCCAGGCGCGAGCTCGGCGACCGTGCGCTGCTGTGGGAGCGGCTGCGCCGCGACGGCTACCTGTACCTGCGCAAGGCGCTGGACCCGGCGTACGTCATGGCGTTCCGGCGGCACTACTTCGAGACGCTCGCGGAGTCCGGCCTGGTCAACGCGGGCACCGACCCGGCTGACGGCATCTCGGGAGCCGGCGATCTCGATCGCGCGCGCTTTCGTGAGCTGCTGTTCGGGCGCATCGTCCCTGGCCGGGAGTACGCCGACTTCTGCACCCAGCCGGCCCTGCGCGACTGGTTCGCCTGGCTCTTCGAGGCCGACCCTTTCCTGCACCGCCGCAAGATCATCCGCCACGGGCGTCCCGGCGAGGCCGGTATAGGCACGGCGACTCAGGCGCACTACGACCTGGTCTACCTGCGCGAGGGCACGGATCGACTGCTCTCGGCCTGGATCCCGCTCGGGGACTGTCCGCTGGCCCGCGGCGGGCTGACCTACCTGGAGGGCAGCCACCACGTCGTCCGACGCCACGAGGCGAGTGAGAGACGTCAGCACCCGGCCGCGTCCATCACGGCCGACCTGCCCGCCCTGGCCGAGCAGCACGACGCCCGCTGGCTGGTGGCCGACTACGAGGCGGGCGACGTCGTGGTGCACTCGCCGCACATCGTCCACGCATCGCTGGACAACACCGACCCGGACGGTGTGATGCGGCTGTCGACGGACATCCGCTACCAGCGTCGGGATGACCCGATCGACTGGCGGTGGGGCCAGGACTGGCACATCGACGACGGGCTCTGA
- the rsmA gene encoding 16S rRNA (adenine(1518)-N(6)/adenine(1519)-N(6))-dimethyltransferase RsmA yields MTEPHLLGASEIREIAGRLGIRPTKHWGQNFVIDANTVRKIVRLAEVGPEDCVVEVGPGLGSLTLALLGAAAHVTAVEVDPALAAELPLTVQAQAPAYADRLTLVTADAMTVTWLPDPQPTALVANLPYNVSVPVVLSFLERFPTLERSLVMVQLEVAERLAASPGSKVYGVPSVKAGWYADVRLADRVGRNVFWPAPNVDSGLVSLVRRPQPVTTARREDVFACIDAAFAQRRKTLRAALSGWAGSAPTAETYLRAADIDPQTRGERLRIEDFARIAEAKQQLT; encoded by the coding sequence ATGACGGAGCCCCACCTGCTCGGCGCGAGCGAGATCCGCGAGATCGCCGGTCGCCTCGGCATCCGCCCCACCAAGCACTGGGGTCAGAACTTCGTCATTGACGCCAACACGGTCCGCAAGATCGTCCGTCTCGCCGAGGTCGGTCCCGAGGACTGCGTGGTCGAGGTCGGCCCCGGACTCGGATCGCTGACCCTCGCCCTGCTCGGCGCCGCTGCCCATGTGACCGCGGTCGAGGTCGACCCGGCGCTCGCGGCCGAGCTGCCGCTCACCGTCCAGGCCCAGGCGCCGGCGTACGCCGACCGGTTGACTCTGGTGACCGCGGACGCCATGACCGTGACCTGGCTGCCGGACCCGCAGCCGACCGCGCTGGTCGCCAACCTGCCCTACAACGTCTCTGTGCCCGTGGTGCTGTCGTTCCTGGAGCGGTTCCCGACGCTGGAGCGATCGCTCGTCATGGTCCAGCTCGAGGTCGCCGAACGGCTCGCAGCGTCACCCGGCTCCAAGGTCTACGGCGTGCCCAGCGTCAAGGCGGGCTGGTACGCCGACGTCCGGCTCGCCGACCGCGTCGGCCGCAACGTGTTCTGGCCGGCGCCCAACGTCGACTCGGGGCTGGTGTCACTCGTCCGTCGACCGCAGCCGGTGACCACCGCGCGGCGTGAGGACGTCTTCGCCTGCATCGACGCAGCCTTCGCCCAACGACGCAAGACGCTGCGCGCGGCACTGTCCGGGTGGGCCGGCTCTGCGCCCACGGCAGAGACCTACCTGAGGGCCGCCGACATCGATCCGCAGACCCGCGGCGAGCGGCTGCGGATCGAGGACTTCGCCCGCATCGCCGAGGCCAAGCAGCAGCTCACCTGA
- a CDS encoding 4-(cytidine 5'-diphospho)-2-C-methyl-D-erythritol kinase, with translation MSAAILPPRGVVARVPAKVNLELRVGPRRADGFHALSTVYHAVDLTDEITVESAEEWGVTVLGPYAGRVPTDESNLAMRAARAVAALADVDEPVHITIDKSIPVAGGMAGGSADAAGTLLACDSLWQTDLSRSDLEEAAAELGSDVPFLLTGGTAIGSGRGEQVVPVLTQGTFHWVFALHHSGLSTADVYAECDRLRADEDVPVPEPSGELMTALRAGDVDQLASALMNDLEPAACSLDSTLRKTMAAGLTHGALATTVSGSGPTVAFLARDKAAALDLMVSLSADGVADDVVHARGPAAGAHILNDITVR, from the coding sequence ATGAGCGCTGCGATCCTTCCGCCCCGCGGTGTGGTTGCGCGCGTGCCGGCCAAGGTCAACCTGGAGCTTCGGGTCGGCCCGCGCCGTGCGGACGGCTTCCATGCGCTCTCGACCGTCTACCACGCCGTCGACCTGACCGACGAGATCACCGTCGAGTCCGCCGAGGAGTGGGGTGTGACCGTCCTCGGCCCGTACGCCGGCCGTGTCCCGACCGACGAATCCAACCTCGCGATGCGCGCGGCGCGTGCCGTTGCGGCGCTCGCCGACGTCGACGAGCCGGTCCACATCACCATTGACAAGTCGATCCCGGTCGCCGGCGGCATGGCGGGCGGTTCAGCCGATGCGGCCGGCACGCTGCTCGCGTGTGACTCGCTGTGGCAGACCGACCTCAGCCGCAGTGACCTCGAGGAGGCCGCGGCCGAACTGGGCAGCGACGTGCCGTTCCTGCTGACGGGCGGCACCGCCATCGGCTCCGGTCGTGGCGAGCAGGTCGTGCCGGTGCTCACCCAGGGCACGTTCCACTGGGTCTTCGCGCTGCACCACAGCGGACTGTCCACGGCCGACGTCTATGCCGAGTGCGACCGGCTGCGCGCTGACGAGGACGTCCCGGTGCCCGAGCCGTCCGGAGAGCTGATGACCGCGCTGCGAGCAGGCGACGTCGACCAGCTGGCGTCCGCCCTGATGAACGACCTCGAGCCGGCTGCCTGCTCGCTCGACTCGACGCTGCGCAAGACGATGGCCGCCGGCCTGACCCACGGAGCGCTCGCAACGACGGTCTCCGGGTCTGGGCCGACGGTCGCGTTCCTCGCTCGTGACAAGGCCGCAGCGCTCGACCTGATGGTCTCCCTGTCTGCCGACGGCGTGGCGGACGATGTCGTCCACGCGCGTGGTCCGGCAGCGGGGGCCCACATCCTCAACGACATCACGGTCCGATGA
- a CDS encoding ABC-F family ATP-binding cassette domain-containing protein, which translates to MANLLSAERISLMLGTRHILDEVSLGIGGGDRIGVVGRNGGGKSTLLRVLQGDQAVDSGRVTRVGSLTIGVLSQVDTLPAGATVADAVLGDRAEHEWAGDSRIRDVLNGLLGGLEFAGLGGPDAVVGPLSGGERRRISLARLLIDDPDLLLLDEPTNHLDVEGVQWLADFLVQRRTRPDSAVVTITHDRWFLDAISTFTWEVIQGRVESYEGGYAAYVLAKAERTRVAAVTQERQDNLLRKELAWLQRGAPARTSKPKFRIEAANQLIEREPPPRDDVALARFATTRLGKDVIDLLDATVQLGDRTILDKQTWRLAPGERTGIVGVNGAGKSTLLRAISGEVPLSAGKRKVGKTVELAYLSQEVRELERLLGMSVIDAITEVRSFTMLDGKEISASQLAKRLGFDGPRQQVRVSALSGGERRRLQLLRLLMQEPNVLLLDEPTNDLDIETLTSMEDVLDGWAGTLLVVSHDRYLLERMCDRQLALMGDGQIRELPGGVEQYLALRHDQHQEVERRTARTSKAAAAQPPSPAAGDPSSYSPAQQREARKELARVERALARLTEREKRLHDQMLDAATDHEQTTSLSGQLREVHDEKERLELAWLEAAEIAD; encoded by the coding sequence ATGGCGAATCTTCTTTCGGCCGAACGCATCTCATTGATGCTCGGCACACGGCACATCCTTGACGAAGTCTCACTGGGCATCGGCGGCGGCGACCGGATCGGCGTGGTCGGACGCAACGGCGGCGGCAAGTCCACGCTGCTACGCGTGCTCCAAGGAGACCAGGCGGTCGACTCCGGTCGGGTGACTCGCGTCGGCAGTCTCACTATCGGCGTGCTCTCACAGGTCGACACGCTGCCGGCCGGCGCCACCGTCGCCGACGCGGTGCTCGGTGACCGCGCCGAGCACGAGTGGGCGGGTGACTCGCGGATCCGAGACGTCCTCAACGGTCTCCTCGGCGGTCTTGAGTTCGCAGGACTCGGCGGTCCTGACGCCGTCGTCGGCCCTCTATCCGGTGGCGAGCGGCGCCGAATCTCGTTGGCACGCCTACTGATCGACGACCCTGACCTGCTGCTCCTGGACGAGCCGACCAACCATCTCGACGTCGAAGGCGTGCAGTGGCTGGCCGACTTCCTCGTCCAGCGCCGCACCCGGCCGGACAGCGCCGTCGTCACGATCACGCACGATCGGTGGTTCCTGGACGCGATCTCCACGTTCACCTGGGAGGTCATCCAGGGCCGGGTGGAGTCGTACGAAGGCGGTTACGCGGCGTACGTCCTCGCCAAGGCCGAGCGCACCCGCGTCGCGGCGGTCACGCAGGAGCGGCAGGACAACCTGCTGCGCAAGGAGCTGGCATGGCTCCAACGCGGAGCGCCGGCACGGACGAGCAAGCCGAAGTTCCGGATCGAGGCGGCCAATCAGCTCATCGAGCGGGAGCCGCCGCCCCGCGACGACGTGGCGCTGGCGAGGTTCGCGACCACGCGGCTCGGCAAGGACGTCATCGACCTGCTCGACGCGACCGTGCAGCTGGGCGACCGCACCATCCTGGACAAGCAGACCTGGCGCCTGGCTCCAGGCGAGCGGACGGGCATCGTCGGCGTCAACGGCGCGGGCAAGTCGACGCTCCTGCGCGCGATCAGCGGCGAGGTGCCGCTCAGCGCCGGCAAGCGCAAGGTCGGCAAGACCGTCGAGCTGGCCTACCTGAGCCAGGAGGTGCGCGAGCTCGAACGCCTTCTCGGGATGAGCGTGATCGACGCGATCACCGAGGTCCGCTCCTTCACCATGCTGGACGGCAAGGAGATCAGCGCGAGCCAGCTGGCGAAGCGGCTCGGGTTCGACGGCCCGCGCCAGCAGGTGCGGGTGAGTGCCCTGTCCGGTGGCGAGCGTCGGCGCCTGCAGCTGCTGCGGCTGCTGATGCAGGAGCCCAACGTGCTGCTCCTCGACGAGCCGACCAACGACCTCGACATCGAGACGCTGACCTCGATGGAGGACGTGCTCGACGGCTGGGCCGGCACGCTGCTGGTCGTCTCGCACGACCGCTACCTGCTCGAGCGGATGTGCGACCGCCAGCTCGCGCTCATGGGCGACGGTCAGATCCGCGAGCTGCCCGGCGGTGTCGAGCAGTACCTCGCGCTCCGTCACGACCAGCACCAAGAGGTCGAGCGACGCACGGCCCGTACGTCGAAGGCTGCGGCCGCGCAGCCGCCGTCGCCGGCGGCAGGTGACCCGTCGTCGTACAGCCCGGCGCAGCAGCGTGAGGCCCGTAAGGAGCTGGCACGGGTCGAGCGCGCGCTGGCCCGACTGACCGAGCGAGAGAAGCGGTTGCACGACCAGATGCTGGACGCCGCCACTGATCACGAGCAGACCACGAGCCTCAGCGGCCAGCTGCGTGAGGTTCACGACGAGAAGGAACGGCTCGAGCTGGCCTGGCTCGAAGCGGCGGAGATCGCTGACTGA
- a CDS encoding helix-turn-helix domain-containing protein, protein MNEVGSRLRRLRRDLRLSQTDLAGDRFTASYVSHIERGRRRISAEALEYFAQQLGVDQDQLRDERRDGHEPTPSAMATNFLVESDTAWREQDHARVLRLTEEAVAGIDRREHPELWWVVQHRRVDAHLARGEHADALTVCQDLLREPVTRADSSLHMRVLAKKADAARGLRRMGDAVSAAQEAVNRAAELSPEHRLLALRSLIAAAAAADHEPMLQRAHSQLRGLDITHLPPVAAGQAYWAMGDAWLVRGEVVHGSRCHERAALLMRGQVDLRTWGRFCKDSARVRMGAGIVDGIRPLVQEFTVCLNRAGTATDRAEALVVAAQLAVLTGDMAEATRLLAAADRSVGDSDDEVLALRDRLRAEVARDKRPVPAAVRRRAT, encoded by the coding sequence GTGAACGAGGTTGGCAGCAGGCTTCGCCGACTTCGTCGCGACCTCAGGCTCTCCCAGACCGACCTGGCCGGAGATCGATTCACCGCCAGCTACGTGTCGCACATCGAGCGCGGACGGCGCCGCATCAGCGCCGAAGCCCTGGAGTATTTCGCCCAGCAGCTCGGTGTTGACCAGGACCAGCTGCGCGACGAACGCCGCGACGGCCACGAGCCGACACCGAGCGCGATGGCCACCAACTTCCTGGTCGAGTCGGACACCGCGTGGCGCGAGCAGGACCACGCCCGCGTCCTGCGGCTGACCGAGGAGGCCGTGGCCGGTATCGACCGCCGCGAGCACCCCGAGCTGTGGTGGGTCGTCCAGCACCGCCGGGTCGATGCGCATCTGGCGCGTGGGGAGCATGCCGACGCCCTGACCGTGTGCCAGGACCTGCTGCGCGAGCCCGTCACCCGCGCCGACTCCTCCCTGCACATGCGCGTGCTCGCCAAGAAGGCGGACGCGGCGCGCGGTCTGCGGCGGATGGGCGATGCGGTCTCCGCCGCGCAGGAGGCCGTCAACCGTGCCGCCGAGCTGTCGCCCGAGCACCGTCTCCTTGCGCTCCGTTCGCTGATCGCAGCGGCTGCGGCAGCCGATCACGAACCCATGCTGCAGCGAGCGCACAGCCAGCTGCGCGGTCTCGACATCACGCACCTCCCGCCCGTGGCAGCCGGTCAGGCCTACTGGGCGATGGGAGACGCCTGGCTGGTGCGCGGCGAGGTCGTGCACGGCAGCCGCTGCCACGAACGCGCGGCTCTGCTGATGCGCGGTCAGGTCGATCTGCGCACCTGGGGGCGGTTCTGCAAGGACAGCGCTCGCGTCCGGATGGGTGCCGGCATCGTCGACGGGATCCGGCCGCTGGTGCAGGAGTTCACGGTCTGCCTCAACCGGGCCGGCACGGCGACCGACCGCGCGGAGGCGCTGGTCGTGGCGGCTCAGCTCGCGGTGCTCACGGGTGACATGGCCGAGGCGACCCGCCTGCTCGCGGCCGCGGACCGCTCGGTCGGCGACAGCGACGACGAGGTGCTGGCGCTGCGCGACCGGCTGCGTGCCGAGGTGGCGCGCGACAAGCGACCGGTGCCCGCAGCCGTACGCCGACGGGCCACCTGA
- a CDS encoding MarR family winged helix-turn-helix transcriptional regulator, with the protein MTARGRQDEVDVIVDAWQRERADLDVAPLHVLSRISRLARRLDLARGTAFAEHQLEGWEFDVLSALRRAGDPYELSPGSLMQQTLVTSGTMTNRVDRLEKRGLVRRGPAPSDRRGVLVRLTDDGRQVVDAAMADLLEREQELLSHLPVRERDRLAMSLRTLLAALEG; encoded by the coding sequence ATGACAGCTCGTGGCCGCCAGGACGAGGTCGACGTCATCGTCGATGCGTGGCAGCGCGAACGCGCCGACCTCGATGTCGCACCCCTGCACGTGCTCTCCCGTATCTCGCGGCTGGCCCGCCGCCTGGACCTGGCGCGCGGGACGGCCTTTGCCGAGCACCAGCTCGAAGGCTGGGAGTTCGACGTCCTGTCCGCTCTGCGTCGCGCGGGCGACCCCTACGAGCTGTCCCCCGGCTCGCTCATGCAGCAGACGCTGGTGACCAGCGGCACCATGACCAATCGGGTGGACCGCCTGGAGAAGCGTGGTCTCGTACGCCGAGGGCCGGCTCCCAGCGATCGTCGCGGCGTCCTGGTGCGGCTCACCGACGACGGTCGTCAGGTTGTCGATGCCGCGATGGCCGATCTGCTGGAGCGCGAGCAGGAGCTGCTGAGTCACCTGCCGGTACGCGAACGGGACCGGCTGGCCATGTCGTTGCGCACTCTGCTGGCCGCCCTCGAGGGCTGA
- a CDS encoding methyltransferase domain-containing protein — protein MTTWDPAQYERFADHRTRPFFDLLGRVGAENPSLVIDLGCGNGPMTLAAADRWPDARVIGVDSSADMLERARDLDADGRVEWVEADVAAWDLSGVGAPDVIVSNATLQWVPSHRELIPTWLEALRPGGWFAMQVPGNFAAPSHVAVREVAAAQPRGPELTAALREAPVDDPVAYADLLAGRCPHVDAWETTYVQVLDPGGEQPSPVLEWVKGTALRPILDRLDTEEQAAFLAELGTRLGHDYPRRSYGTPFPFRRIFAVGQVAS, from the coding sequence GTGACGACCTGGGACCCCGCTCAGTACGAACGCTTCGCAGACCACCGCACTCGACCATTCTTTGATCTGCTTGGCCGAGTCGGAGCCGAAAACCCTTCTCTCGTCATCGATCTCGGCTGTGGCAACGGGCCGATGACGCTCGCCGCGGCCGATCGGTGGCCAGACGCGCGGGTCATCGGCGTGGACAGCTCCGCAGACATGCTCGAGCGTGCCCGCGATCTCGACGCCGATGGTCGCGTCGAGTGGGTGGAGGCTGACGTCGCGGCCTGGGACCTCTCCGGAGTCGGGGCCCCGGACGTGATCGTCAGCAACGCCACCCTGCAGTGGGTGCCCTCGCACCGCGAGCTGATCCCGACGTGGCTGGAGGCCCTTCGGCCGGGCGGCTGGTTCGCGATGCAGGTCCCCGGCAACTTCGCCGCCCCTTCGCACGTGGCCGTCCGCGAGGTGGCCGCCGCCCAGCCCCGAGGACCCGAGCTGACCGCCGCACTGCGTGAGGCGCCGGTGGACGATCCGGTGGCGTACGCCGACCTGCTGGCCGGACGATGCCCTCACGTCGACGCGTGGGAGACGACGTACGTGCAGGTGCTCGACCCGGGCGGTGAGCAGCCCTCGCCTGTGCTCGAGTGGGTGAAGGGGACGGCGCTGCGGCCGATCTTGGATCGGCTCGATACGGAGGAGCAGGCCGCGTTCCTGGCCGAGCTCGGGACCCGGCTCGGGCATGACTACCCGCGCCGGTCGTACGGCACGCCTTTCCCGTTCCGACGGATCTTCGCGGTCGGGCAGGTGGCGTCATGA
- a CDS encoding VOC family protein, translating into MTALGLHHVQVACPAGSEDALRGFYAGVLGLPEVEKPEALRARGGCWFQVGEAQIHCGVEADFRPALKAHPCLLVDDVDALAAAVAESGGDVRWDEQIVGVRRFHTDDPVGNRIEIQQA; encoded by the coding sequence ATGACAGCGCTCGGGCTGCACCACGTCCAGGTCGCCTGCCCTGCCGGCTCGGAGGACGCCCTGCGCGGCTTCTACGCCGGCGTGCTCGGGCTGCCTGAGGTCGAGAAGCCTGAGGCCCTGCGGGCGCGCGGTGGGTGCTGGTTCCAGGTGGGGGAGGCGCAGATCCACTGCGGCGTCGAGGCGGACTTCCGACCCGCTCTCAAAGCGCACCCGTGCCTGCTCGTCGATGACGTCGACGCGCTGGCAGCGGCCGTGGCGGAGTCCGGTGGCGACGTGCGGTGGGACGAGCAGATCGTCGGCGTACGGCGCTTCCACACCGACGACCCGGTCGGCAACCGCATCGAGATTCAGCAGGCCTGA
- a CDS encoding TetR/AcrR family transcriptional regulator: MSTNPSRSRMTGQQRREQLIVVGRQVFAERGVGATTVEEIASKAGVTKPLIYEHFGGKEGLYAVVVDREMARMLEVITKALTADESSPHQLLEDAALAVLTYIQDSPDGFRVLTHDSPSWHTGGSLGSLMSDIAVQVEQALATTFKKTNLDMKSVPIYAQMLLGCIALTGEWWLESGRKVKKEELAAHMVNLIWNGLTGMEPKPKLGRKS; the protein is encoded by the coding sequence GTGAGCACCAACCCGTCCCGGTCGCGGATGACCGGCCAGCAACGTCGTGAGCAGCTGATCGTGGTCGGACGTCAGGTGTTCGCCGAACGCGGCGTCGGCGCCACCACCGTCGAGGAGATCGCGTCGAAGGCCGGGGTGACCAAGCCGCTGATCTACGAGCACTTCGGCGGCAAAGAGGGGCTGTACGCCGTCGTGGTCGACCGCGAGATGGCGCGGATGCTGGAGGTCATCACCAAGGCGCTCACCGCTGACGAGAGCTCACCGCACCAGCTGCTCGAGGACGCCGCGCTGGCCGTGCTCACCTACATCCAGGACTCACCGGACGGCTTCCGCGTGCTGACTCATGACTCGCCGTCGTGGCACACCGGCGGCTCGCTGGGCAGCCTGATGTCCGACATCGCGGTGCAGGTCGAGCAGGCTCTGGCCACGACGTTCAAGAAGACCAACCTCGACATGAAGTCCGTCCCGATCTATGCGCAGATGCTGCTCGGGTGCATCGCGCTGACGGGCGAGTGGTGGCTGGAGTCGGGCCGCAAGGTCAAGAAGGAGGAGCTCGCCGCCCACATGGTCAACCTCATCTGGAACGGCCTGACCGGCATGGAGCCCAAGCCGAAGCTGGGCCGCAAGAGCTGA
- the glmU gene encoding bifunctional UDP-N-acetylglucosamine diphosphorylase/glucosamine-1-phosphate N-acetyltransferase GlmU — protein sequence MSVSRPAAVIVLAAGDGTRMKSDLNKMLHTIGGRTLVAHALLAAAGTQAAHLAVTVRAQRERVAPQVAQIVPEAVIADQDEVKGTGRAAECALDALPPDLSGTVLVTYGDTPLLTSETLLDLTRIHESAGNAVTVLTAHLEDPTGYGRIFRGPDGTVHAIIEHKDAVKARDEGSEFQHALEIGEINSGIYAFDVEVLRTSLAKVTTDNAQGEKYLTDVLAIARDGGGRVDSHSIEDVWQIEGVNDKVQLARMGKELNRRTLDRLMRESGAIVVDPDTTWVDAEVTVGRDTVLEPNIQLKGATSIGAGATIGPDTTLTDTEVGDGASVVRTQAHLAVIGPEATVGPFSYLRPGTTLGAKGKIGGFVETKNADIGAGAKVPHLTYAGDATIGEGANIGAGTIFANYDGVAKHHTNVGKHAFIGSNSVIIAPRTIADGSYVGAGSAIEVDVKPGQIAVARGRQRNIDGWVARRRQGTKTHEAAEAALAQDQDTSEGEGTPA from the coding sequence GTGAGCGTCTCCCGCCCCGCTGCCGTCATCGTCCTGGCCGCTGGTGACGGCACCCGGATGAAGTCCGACCTCAACAAGATGCTGCACACCATCGGGGGTCGCACCCTCGTGGCGCACGCACTGCTCGCCGCCGCCGGCACCCAGGCCGCGCATCTCGCGGTCACCGTGCGCGCCCAGCGCGAGCGCGTGGCGCCGCAGGTGGCGCAGATCGTGCCCGAGGCGGTCATCGCCGACCAGGACGAGGTCAAGGGCACCGGGCGAGCGGCTGAGTGCGCCCTCGACGCCCTGCCGCCGGACCTGTCCGGCACCGTGCTCGTGACCTACGGCGACACCCCGCTGCTGACCAGCGAGACGCTGCTCGACCTCACTCGCATCCACGAGAGCGCCGGCAACGCGGTCACCGTGCTGACCGCGCACCTCGAGGATCCGACCGGTTATGGCCGGATCTTCCGCGGCCCCGACGGCACGGTGCACGCGATCATCGAGCACAAGGACGCGGTCAAGGCCCGCGACGAGGGCAGCGAGTTCCAGCACGCCCTTGAGATCGGCGAGATCAACTCGGGCATCTACGCCTTCGACGTCGAGGTGCTGCGCACGAGCCTGGCCAAGGTCACCACCGACAACGCGCAGGGCGAGAAGTACCTCACCGACGTGCTCGCCATCGCCCGCGATGGCGGTGGCCGCGTCGACAGCCACAGCATCGAGGACGTCTGGCAGATCGAGGGTGTCAACGACAAGGTGCAGCTGGCGCGCATGGGCAAGGAGCTCAACCGCCGCACGCTGGACCGGCTGATGCGCGAGTCGGGCGCCATCGTCGTCGACCCGGACACGACGTGGGTCGACGCCGAGGTCACCGTCGGCCGCGACACGGTGCTCGAGCCCAACATCCAGCTCAAGGGCGCGACCAGCATCGGCGCGGGTGCCACGATCGGCCCGGACACCACGCTGACCGACACCGAGGTCGGAGACGGGGCCAGCGTCGTACGCACGCAGGCGCACCTGGCCGTCATCGGGCCGGAGGCGACCGTCGGACCGTTCTCCTACCTGCGTCCCGGTACGACGTTGGGCGCCAAGGGCAAGATCGGCGGCTTCGTCGAGACCAAGAACGCCGACATCGGCGCGGGCGCCAAGGTGCCCCACCTGACCTACGCCGGTGACGCGACGATCGGTGAGGGCGCCAACATCGGAGCCGGCACAATCTTCGCCAACTACGACGGCGTGGCCAAGCACCACACCAACGTCGGCAAGCACGCCTTCATCGGCAGCAACTCGGTGATCATCGCGCCGCGCACGATCGCCGACGGGTCGTACGTCGGGGCCGGTTCGGCGATCGAGGTTGACGTGAAGCCCGGACAGATCGCGGTCGCGCGCGGCCGGCAGCGCAACATCGACGGCTGGGTTGCCCGCCGACGGCAGGGGACCAAGACCCACGAGGCCGCCGAAGCGGCGCTCGCGCAGGACCAGGACACCAGTGAGGGCGAGGGCACTCCCGCATGA